A window of the Clostridium sp. 'White wine YQ' genome harbors these coding sequences:
- a CDS encoding spore germination protein: MNKINDIKDWLDVQLCNSADAEFRTLNYNKKKAYICFISSICDLENIMKTLITPFFNMTSYENFQNYLISLPKCTISTDKNFILNKILHGSVAILLENDIYIFEAKKFMESDISDSSSETVTQGPKDSLQENIETNLNLIRNRYNQKYLTVEQHMLGVENIPSVILYNNQLVDYKILDELNKKIDEFYVKSINSVQKIHKDFMKKNSILFPTIMVVDRTDRIIKNIEDGKIIMLVQGNPYALILPSVFFDFMTSMDDYYQLPAVGTFLLILRYISAFLVISLPGLYVGSTSYNPEIFRYEFAISIATSRVDLPYQSFLEVLFMLIIMELLLNSSTNLPKGTGSVATTVGGLILGQSAVAAGLATNIMVIIISTIIISYYILPANSINRAISLSKYIVLIFSVFYGLIGVIIGFIVIIFYLASIRSFGKPYLQLFFSKNKT, translated from the coding sequence ATGAATAAGATTAATGACATAAAGGACTGGTTAGATGTTCAATTATGTAATTCAGCTGACGCTGAATTTAGAACATTAAATTACAATAAAAAGAAGGCTTATATTTGTTTTATTTCTAGTATTTGTGACTTAGAAAATATTATGAAAACACTCATTACTCCTTTTTTTAATATGACAAGCTACGAAAACTTTCAAAATTATCTTATTTCATTACCAAAATGCACTATCTCAACTGATAAAAACTTTATACTAAATAAAATCTTGCATGGTTCCGTTGCTATATTACTTGAAAATGATATTTATATATTTGAAGCAAAAAAGTTTATGGAGAGTGATATATCCGATTCCTCTAGTGAAACTGTAACCCAAGGTCCTAAAGATAGCTTACAAGAAAACATAGAAACAAATCTCAACTTAATTCGTAATCGCTATAACCAAAAATATTTAACTGTAGAACAGCATATGCTTGGCGTAGAAAATATACCTTCAGTAATTTTATATAACAACCAATTAGTTGACTATAAAATATTAGATGAGCTAAATAAAAAGATTGATGAGTTTTATGTTAAATCCATAAATTCAGTTCAAAAAATTCATAAGGATTTTATGAAGAAAAATTCAATACTTTTCCCAACAATTATGGTTGTAGATCGAACTGACCGAATAATCAAAAATATTGAAGATGGTAAAATAATTATGTTAGTACAGGGTAACCCTTATGCCCTAATTTTACCTTCAGTATTTTTTGATTTTATGACTTCTATGGATGACTATTACCAACTTCCAGCTGTTGGCACATTTCTTCTTATCCTTAGATATATAAGTGCTTTTTTAGTAATCTCTTTACCTGGACTATATGTTGGTTCTACCTCGTATAATCCGGAAATTTTCAGATATGAATTTGCAATTTCTATAGCAACTAGCCGTGTAGATTTGCCTTATCAGTCATTTTTAGAAGTGCTTTTCATGTTAATTATTATGGAATTATTATTGAATTCATCTACCAATCTGCCTAAAGGTACAGGATCAGTAGCTACAACTGTAGGTGGATTAATTCTTGGTCAATCTGCTGTAGCTGCTGGTTTAGCAACTAATATAATGGTTATTATTATATCTACTATAATAATTTCTTACTACATACTACCAGCAAATTCAATAAACCGTGCCATAAGCTTAAGTAAATATATTGTGTTAATCTTTTCCGTATTTTATGGGTTAATAGGAGTTATTATTGGCTTCATTGTTATAATATTTTATTTAGCTAGTATTAGAAGTTTTGGCAAACCATATTTACAACTGTTCTTTTCTAAAAATAAAACATGA
- a CDS encoding GerAB/ArcD/ProY family transporter, producing MKRYFFYLVFINSINNIIIFLPRVILHDQYHGSIMAIIFSIPFGTILLYLFMKSIINFPNKAFPEILSITLPRWAQISIMLFICSLWYISGFFMLLALIQMVQRFIFFKMSEYILLAVLVLVLLWAIRTDGLTIFHSLEIFLVIIVPMILFIFAKAIFNHYFSWDSCLEVVTHTFSIPTLTSYAVTTYMFTGYTDMLIFNKFFNKENFQLKHIWIFPLVELFLLTFAFFIPIGFLGTQQASSFNYPWLAATDCISIKIGVIERTLFIYILLFFFTAIINIIIHWYVSFELINDMFKFQIKPNKIQRIHWYILSAFGIIPFLLIGVFKNEEALFSSGTVWLILRLFAELIVVGLVILTAYRAKKKGAT from the coding sequence ATGAAACGCTATTTTTTTTATCTTGTATTTATAAACTCTATCAATAATATAATAATTTTTCTACCAAGAGTTATTCTGCATGATCAATACCATGGTTCAATTATGGCTATCATTTTCTCAATTCCTTTTGGTACAATATTGCTCTATTTATTTATGAAATCAATTATAAATTTTCCTAATAAGGCTTTTCCTGAAATATTATCTATTACCTTACCTAGGTGGGCTCAAATTAGTATTATGTTATTTATTTGTTCTCTATGGTATATATCAGGTTTTTTTATGTTACTAGCTTTAATTCAGATGGTTCAACGTTTTATCTTTTTCAAAATGTCAGAATATATATTATTAGCTGTTCTAGTACTTGTGCTACTTTGGGCCATCCGAACAGATGGATTAACTATATTTCATTCACTAGAAATATTTTTAGTTATCATAGTTCCTATGATTCTATTTATTTTTGCTAAAGCTATATTTAATCATTACTTTTCTTGGGATTCATGCCTTGAAGTTGTAACTCATACTTTTTCTATACCAACATTGACATCGTACGCTGTAACAACCTATATGTTTACTGGATATACCGATATGCTTATTTTCAATAAATTCTTTAATAAAGAAAACTTTCAACTAAAACACATATGGATATTTCCTTTAGTTGAGCTATTTTTACTAACATTTGCTTTTTTTATACCTATTGGTTTTTTAGGTACCCAGCAAGCATCTTCTTTTAATTATCCTTGGTTAGCAGCTACTGATTGCATTAGCATAAAAATCGGAGTAATTGAACGTACTCTGTTCATATATATACTACTTTTCTTTTTTACAGCTATAATAAACATTATAATACATTGGTATGTTTCCTTCGAACTAATTAATGATATGTTTAAATTTCAAATTAAGCCTAATAAAATTCAAAGAATTCATTGGTACATATTAAGTGCCTTTGGTATAATTCCATTTTTATTAATAGGCGTATTTAAAAATGAAGAAGCACTATTCTCTTCTGGAACTGTATGGCTCATACTTAGACTTTTTGCAGAACTTATTGTGGTCGGCTTAGTAATACTAACTGCTTATAGAGCAAAAAAGAAAGGAGCTACTTAA
- a CDS encoding Ger(x)C family spore germination protein: MRILKFLFISIFLTQILLSSSGCSSTKEIDKRAFTACIGIDKGEQDMYRFKITLTLALPEKQTVDYLNLTAEANTLDEAIDVLKTESSKDIDFSYAQIIMLGKDLASEDLAVAMDWLIRIKEIQKISYLVIGEPSAKIVLDKRAQLQKKAGKNLLSMNSLILAFDGTGVESNYITQVYLFDFYRSITELGVTPFLPIIKVQQDHFKINQLALLEKDKSLKIKTIFSPDETKIFNMIYNNKNHLRLDINTPERNFVINVQNVKYNYYIDSTNKSHPKLQYNVKITGIIAESTTTQLPIDLNSCEELSSEVLRKQILKMLKKIQSENLDPIGFGLRYRSRNWNNSTKFEDWNKLYPSIDYEVNLKMKLESSGLVR; encoded by the coding sequence ATGCGTATTTTAAAGTTTCTTTTTATATCAATATTCCTAACTCAAATACTTTTATCTTCTAGTGGATGCAGCAGTACTAAAGAGATTGATAAAAGAGCTTTTACAGCTTGCATTGGCATCGATAAGGGAGAACAGGATATGTATCGCTTTAAAATAACCCTAACCCTGGCACTTCCTGAAAAACAAACGGTAGACTACTTGAATCTAACAGCTGAAGCAAACACCTTAGATGAAGCAATTGATGTGCTCAAAACTGAAAGTAGTAAAGATATTGATTTTAGTTATGCACAAATTATTATGCTTGGAAAAGATTTAGCCTCAGAAGATTTAGCAGTTGCAATGGATTGGCTTATACGTATAAAAGAAATTCAAAAAATTTCTTATCTTGTCATAGGTGAGCCTAGTGCAAAGATTGTCTTAGATAAACGAGCTCAACTTCAAAAAAAGGCAGGAAAAAATTTATTATCTATGAATTCATTAATACTTGCATTTGATGGTACAGGTGTGGAATCGAATTATATCACTCAAGTATATCTATTTGATTTTTATCGTAGTATAACTGAGCTTGGAGTTACTCCATTTCTTCCAATTATTAAAGTTCAACAAGATCATTTTAAAATTAATCAACTTGCTTTGTTAGAAAAGGATAAATCATTAAAAATTAAGACAATATTTTCTCCAGATGAAACAAAAATATTTAACATGATATACAATAACAAAAATCATTTAAGGCTTGATATAAACACTCCTGAAAGAAATTTTGTAATAAATGTTCAAAATGTAAAATATAATTATTATATTGATTCAACTAATAAATCTCATCCTAAATTACAGTATAATGTAAAGATAACTGGAATTATTGCAGAATCTACAACAACTCAGTTACCAATAGACTTAAATTCTTGTGAGGAATTATCATCGGAAGTACTGAGAAAGCAAATACTAAAGATGTTAAAAAAAATCCAATCAGAGAATCTCGACCCAATAGGATTTGGACTACGATATCGCTCAAGAAATTGGAATAATTCTACGAAATTCGAAGATTGGAATAAATTATATCCAAGTATAGATTATGAAGTGAATTTAAAAATGAAATTAGAGTCATCAGGATTGGTTAGATAA
- a CDS encoding undecaprenyl-diphosphatase, giving the protein MNLEFFRLINDLANKNTFIDKIMIFFSKDMPYIFMAVTAIIFILGMINNKIEYRKVALNTIVLTSINLVISFIVGSIYYVDRPFVHNKVNLLFRHTSDASFPSDHATGTMSIALGLKNYSKLLSVILTILSVIVGFSRVYVGHHYPLDIIGAYIIVFITNYIYNIKLRDMIGSLYERIENKILVKFKSKKLYNN; this is encoded by the coding sequence ATGAATTTAGAATTTTTTAGACTAATAAATGATCTAGCAAATAAGAATACGTTTATTGATAAAATAATGATTTTCTTTTCAAAAGATATGCCGTATATATTTATGGCAGTAACTGCAATAATATTTATATTAGGTATGATAAATAATAAGATAGAATATAGAAAAGTTGCTTTAAATACAATTGTTTTAACTTCAATTAACTTAGTAATAAGTTTTATTGTTGGAAGTATCTATTATGTTGATAGGCCTTTTGTACATAATAAAGTGAATTTACTATTCCGACATACATCAGATGCATCATTTCCAAGTGATCATGCAACTGGGACAATGAGTATAGCGTTAGGACTTAAAAATTATAGTAAATTACTGAGTGTAATATTAACTATACTTTCTGTAATTGTAGGATTTTCAAGGGTGTATGTAGGACATCATTATCCGCTTGATATCATAGGAGCCTATATTATAGTTTTCATAACAAACTATATTTATAACATAAAGTTAAGAGATATGATTGGAAGCTTATATGAAAGAATTGAAAATAAAATTTTAGTGAAGTTTAAATCAAAAAAGTTATATAATAATTAA
- a CDS encoding phosphatase PAP2 family protein yields the protein MYFNVLRKINTFDNYGLYIIRKYLKNKYLDRLMPIVTTMGNLGIIWIMIAALLIVNKPYRLIGNIVILTLIVSTLIGEGIVKHIVRRVRPCDYSSRELLIAKPLSYSFPSGHTLSSFAVAEVLSIYFSEYKLIFVGIAFLIALSRLYLFVHYPTDVIAGILIGIMCSKLIFIMIQSGYIDKIAILYKSIV from the coding sequence ATGTATTTTAATGTATTAAGAAAAATAAATACATTCGATAATTATGGTTTATATATTATCAGAAAGTATTTAAAAAATAAATATTTAGATAGATTAATGCCAATAGTAACGACCATGGGAAACTTAGGAATCATATGGATTATGATAGCGGCACTTTTAATAGTAAACAAGCCCTATAGATTAATTGGAAATATAGTAATATTAACATTAATTGTTAGCACGCTAATAGGAGAAGGAATAGTAAAACATATAGTAAGGAGGGTTAGGCCTTGTGATTATAGTAGTAGGGAACTTCTAATAGCAAAGCCATTATCTTACTCCTTTCCATCAGGGCACACTTTATCTTCATTTGCTGTAGCAGAAGTACTATCTATATATTTTAGTGAGTATAAGCTGATATTTGTTGGAATAGCATTTTTAATAGCCTTATCAAGGTTATATCTCTTCGTGCATTATCCAACAGATGTTATAGCAGGAATTTTAATAGGAATAATGTGTTCAAAATTAATTTTTATAATGATACAAAGTGGATATATTGATAAGATTGCTATTTTGTACAAAAGCATAGTGTAG
- a CDS encoding EamA family transporter, whose protein sequence is MWELFAILSAVFAALTSILAKVGIKGVDSNLATAIRTIVIIVLAWGIVFATGSQNGLASLSKKNWIFLILSGLATGLSWVFYYKAISIGKVSDVALIDKSSIVLTLILSFIILGEQFTLKTVIASLLITAGIFVMLF, encoded by the coding sequence ATGTGGGAACTATTTGCCATATTATCTGCAGTATTTGCAGCGCTAACTTCAATACTTGCAAAGGTAGGCATAAAAGGTGTTGATTCAAATTTAGCTACTGCAATTAGAACTATTGTAATTATAGTTTTAGCCTGGGGGATAGTATTTGCGACAGGATCACAAAATGGACTGGCAAGTTTATCTAAGAAAAATTGGATTTTTCTAATTTTATCAGGACTAGCTACTGGATTATCGTGGGTATTTTATTATAAGGCAATATCTATAGGTAAAGTATCGGATGTTGCGCTTATTGATAAATCTAGTATCGTACTTACATTAATTTTATCTTTTATAATATTAGGGGAGCAATTTACATTAAAAACAGTAATTGCAAGTTTACTAATAACTGCAGGAATATTTGTAATGTTATTTTAA
- a CDS encoding sensor histidine kinase — protein MKIKILRNAKISVKLTLIYALMFSLILLVLNAAILYGVKYYLYNQGNKEVEDVKTIVLNKVLDQSQDVDLANKDILSDVPYKQDIHIRIIQENGTIINSTDKFKFRIRDKERAINDKIMKVEEGDRRLLYENVKLDNNAYGVLYIQIVKDMDSEYDFLQILFIFMAVADFIGMIASIILGYVLSKRMLKPIDDITKAADNISINNLKERIDVKGPEDELKRLGDTFNNMIDRLQESFNKQTQFVSDASHELRTPIAVIQGYANLLHRWGKDDREALEKSIHAIRFETDNMVALVEKLLFLAKGDSGSQKIEKKEFQLNELINEVVEESRLIAEDHIIENKSNDEVKILADYKMIKQLLRIFIDNSVKFTSKQGKIDISSKLEEGNVKITVSDNGIGIPKEEIENIFNRFYTVDKSRSKDKGGTGLGLSIAKWIVEMHQGDIEVESEEGIGTSISVRFKV, from the coding sequence ATGAAAATAAAAATTCTTAGAAATGCAAAGATATCAGTTAAGTTAACACTTATATATGCCCTCATGTTCTCACTAATTTTATTGGTTCTAAATGCTGCAATTTTATATGGGGTAAAATATTATCTATATAATCAAGGCAATAAAGAGGTTGAGGATGTTAAAACTATAGTTTTAAATAAAGTATTAGATCAAAGTCAAGATGTGGACTTAGCTAATAAAGATATTTTATCAGATGTTCCCTATAAGCAGGATATTCACATAAGGATAATTCAAGAAAATGGTACTATAATAAATTCAACAGATAAATTTAAGTTTAGAATTAGAGATAAAGAGAGAGCTATTAATGACAAGATAATGAAAGTTGAGGAAGGGGATAGGCGTTTACTATATGAGAATGTTAAGCTAGATAATAATGCCTATGGAGTACTCTATATACAAATTGTAAAAGACATGGATAGTGAATATGACTTTTTACAGATTTTATTTATATTTATGGCAGTGGCTGATTTTATTGGGATGATTGCATCAATTATATTAGGTTATGTGTTAAGCAAAAGGATGCTAAAGCCAATAGATGATATAACTAAAGCTGCTGATAATATAAGTATTAATAACTTGAAAGAACGTATTGATGTAAAGGGCCCAGAAGATGAACTTAAAAGGCTTGGAGATACATTTAATAATATGATAGATAGACTCCAAGAATCATTTAATAAACAAACGCAATTTGTATCAGATGCTTCTCATGAGCTCAGAACACCTATAGCTGTAATTCAAGGATATGCAAACTTACTCCATAGATGGGGAAAAGATGATAGGGAGGCTCTAGAAAAATCAATTCATGCAATAAGATTTGAAACAGATAACATGGTGGCATTAGTTGAAAAACTTTTATTTTTAGCTAAAGGTGATAGTGGCAGTCAAAAAATAGAAAAAAAAGAATTCCAGCTTAATGAGCTAATTAATGAAGTAGTTGAGGAAAGTAGATTAATAGCTGAAGACCATATAATAGAAAACAAAAGCAATGATGAAGTAAAAATATTAGCAGATTATAAAATGATAAAGCAATTGTTAAGAATTTTTATTGATAATAGCGTTAAATTTACATCGAAGCAGGGAAAGATTGATATAAGTTCAAAGCTAGAAGAGGGAAATGTAAAGATAACCGTAAGCGATAATGGTATAGGAATACCAAAAGAAGAAATTGAAAATATATTTAATAGATTTTATACAGTAGATAAGTCAAGATCAAAGGATAAAGGTGGAACTGGATTAGGTCTATCAATTGCAAAATGGATTGTGGAAATGCATCAAGGAGATATAGAGGTAGAAAGTGAAGAAGGAATAGGAACAAGTATATCTGTAAGATTTAAAGTATGA
- a CDS encoding response regulator transcription factor, translating to MRNFKILLVEDEKQMAMFVEMELTHEGYKVEVVYDGREGFEKAQENQYDLILLDVMIPIINGIEVCKRIREFSTIPIIMLTAKSDISDKVIGLDVGANDYLTKPFAIEELLARIRVYERGKSLEHKDSIIKLKDVVMDNRTHQVRRAEKEIELTKKEYDLLEMLLVNKNVVLTREQLIQKVWGYDYIGDTNVVDVFIRYLRSKIDDSFEEKLITTIRGVGYVIKGD from the coding sequence ATGAGAAACTTTAAAATTCTATTAGTCGAAGATGAAAAGCAGATGGCTATGTTTGTAGAAATGGAATTGACCCACGAAGGATATAAGGTAGAAGTAGTATACGATGGGAGAGAAGGGTTTGAAAAAGCTCAGGAAAACCAATATGATTTAATTCTTTTAGATGTAATGATTCCAATTATTAATGGAATTGAGGTTTGTAAAAGGATAAGAGAATTTTCAACAATTCCTATTATAATGCTTACAGCTAAAAGTGATATATCTGATAAAGTAATAGGATTGGATGTAGGAGCTAATGATTATCTTACAAAACCATTCGCCATTGAGGAACTCTTAGCAAGAATAAGAGTATATGAAAGAGGAAAGTCATTAGAGCATAAAGATAGCATAATTAAGCTTAAGGATGTTGTCATGGATAATAGAACCCATCAGGTTAGAAGAGCTGAAAAAGAAATTGAACTTACAAAAAAAGAATATGATCTCCTTGAAATGCTACTAGTTAATAAGAATGTTGTACTTACAAGAGAGCAGTTAATTCAAAAGGTTTGGGGATATGATTATATAGGAGATACTAATGTAGTAGATGTATTTATAAGATATTTAAGAAGTAAAATTGATGATAGTTTTGAAGAGAAACTAATAACTACCATTAGAGGGGTAGGATATGTTATTAAGGGTGATTAA
- a CDS encoding class I SAM-dependent methyltransferase, translating to MSIIQKKMDYLQRKIEALDGVERMKNFPPEEILQMLDIKKNDNILDLGAGTGYLSIPAAQMVDGLVYALDMDSKILDVLDTKARDKNITNIKLIEGRLDNIPLPDDSVDIALASLVLHEVNSLSNTLNEIKRVLKDGGHFLCFEIEKKENHIAGKPMPPRISSLEMEKELIDAGFKITQKVFPNDSHYIFIVKK from the coding sequence ATGAGCATAATTCAAAAAAAAATGGATTATTTACAAAGAAAAATAGAAGCCTTAGATGGAGTTGAAAGAATGAAAAATTTCCCGCCTGAGGAAATATTACAGATGTTAGATATTAAGAAAAATGATAATATTTTAGATTTAGGCGCAGGGACTGGATACCTATCAATTCCAGCAGCTCAAATGGTTGATGGCTTAGTTTATGCGCTGGATATGGATTCTAAAATATTAGATGTACTAGATACTAAGGCCAGGGATAAGAATATTACAAATATAAAATTAATAGAAGGAAGATTGGATAATATCCCGCTGCCAGATGACTCCGTTGATATTGCTCTTGCCTCATTAGTTTTACATGAGGTTAATTCATTATCTAATACGCTGAATGAAATTAAGCGTGTACTTAAGGATGGTGGACATTTCTTATGTTTTGAAATTGAAAAAAAAGAAAATCATATTGCAGGTAAACCAATGCCTCCAAGAATCTCTTCATTAGAAATGGAGAAAGAACTAATTGATGCTGGCTTTAAGATAACACAAAAAGTATTTCCAAATGATTCACACTACATCTTTATCGTAAAAAAGTAA
- a CDS encoding Rrf2 family transcriptional regulator, translated as MKYTKATNYALHTLAYMMRHDKTDNLNLQTLAKHFNISAPYLSKILTQLVKADLIQSTSGVNGGYVLRKKKEDISFMDVIKATEGTGALFNCEFHEEGECRIDKVMAEAESVLETYLQNKKLYEVVQESVCKNECRE; from the coding sequence ATGAAATACACAAAAGCTACAAACTATGCACTACATACTCTTGCATATATGATGAGGCATGATAAAACTGATAATTTAAACTTACAAACACTAGCAAAGCACTTTAATATATCTGCGCCATATCTTTCAAAAATCCTAACTCAACTAGTAAAAGCAGATTTAATTCAATCAACTTCAGGGGTTAATGGCGGTTATGTTTTGCGTAAAAAGAAAGAGGACATTTCATTTATGGACGTTATAAAAGCTACTGAAGGAACTGGCGCATTATTTAATTGTGAGTTCCATGAAGAAGGTGAGTGCCGAATTGATAAAGTGATGGCAGAAGCTGAAAGTGTTTTGGAGACATATCTTCAGAATAAGAAATTATACGAAGTAGTGCAGGAATCCGTATGTAAGAATGAGTGTAGGGAGTAA
- a CDS encoding carbohydrate kinase family protein, which translates to MSNNVFCIGELLIDMVCVDNKGLKNGEKFEKKAGGAPANVAASICKLGGNSYFLGQVGNDFFGKYLIELLQDLDINTEMTVEKGSTTIALVGIDEDGERNFDFLRGSDGEYSFDNVDLSKITNSDIIHFGSATGFLEGELKKTYFKLLNHAKANNVYVSFDPNYRDALITPDKLELFVEDSIKFLKESDFTKLSDEELFLLTQEKDIESGVNKLHELGAKVVTITLGAKGTYLSVNGESAIIPSIKIKQVDSTGAGDSFVGAVLKKVAEIEDKQNIKFEEWKDIVAFANKVGAITCTNYGAIASMPTLCELD; encoded by the coding sequence ATGAGTAATAATGTTTTTTGTATCGGAGAACTTTTAATTGATATGGTATGTGTTGATAATAAAGGTTTGAAAAATGGAGAGAAATTTGAAAAGAAAGCTGGAGGTGCCCCAGCAAATGTGGCTGCAAGCATTTGTAAGCTAGGAGGTAATTCTTATTTCTTAGGGCAAGTAGGAAATGACTTCTTCGGAAAATATTTAATTGAGCTTTTGCAGGACTTAGATATAAATACTGAAATGACAGTAGAAAAAGGTAGCACGACAATAGCTTTAGTTGGAATTGATGAAGATGGAGAACGGAACTTTGATTTCTTAAGGGGGAGTGATGGAGAATATTCATTTGATAATGTTGATTTATCAAAGATAACAAATTCAGATATCATTCATTTTGGTTCAGCTACAGGATTTTTAGAAGGTGAATTAAAGAAGACATACTTCAAATTATTAAATCATGCTAAAGCCAATAATGTTTATGTATCATTTGATCCAAACTATAGAGATGCATTAATAACGCCAGATAAATTAGAGTTGTTTGTTGAAGATAGCATTAAATTTTTAAAAGAAAGTGATTTCACTAAGTTAAGTGATGAAGAGTTATTTTTATTAACACAAGAAAAAGATATAGAATCGGGTGTTAATAAATTACATGAGCTAGGTGCTAAAGTTGTAACTATTACGCTAGGTGCAAAAGGAACGTATTTAAGTGTTAATGGTGAAAGTGCAATAATTCCATCTATTAAAATTAAACAAGTGGATTCAACAGGTGCTGGAGATTCATTTGTAGGAGCTGTATTAAAAAAAGTTGCAGAGATTGAAGATAAACAAAATATAAAATTTGAAGAATGGAAAGATATAGTTGCTTTTGCTAATAAAGTTGGAGCAATTACGTGCACAAATTATGGAGCAATAGCATCAATGCCGACATTATGTGAGTTGGATTAA
- a CDS encoding glycoside hydrolase family 32 protein has translation MDENNIKVNNCYSNKEKHIWRNNFHIEMPFGLINDPNGLSYYNNKFHIFYQWNPFGCEHKTKHWGLITTTDFVNYTKPKLILKPEDWFDKDGCYSGCGLVKDDELKLYYTGNVKGSNNERESYQCVATYHKNGTIEKQGVIIEKQPVGYTAHFRDPYIFVVDEYYYMILGVQTNDLEGKVLIYNSKDAMNWVLLGELKTNMNAFGYMWECPNLVKVSENKYAFIFSPQGIESEEFKYQNIFQSGYVIGKLDLKELELKEHCEFKELDMGFDFYAPQVFKHDNENIMIGWIGLPDKELEYPTAEYGWMYALTMPRVIEYRNNVLYQKPLKEVENLRQSQVINEKNLICDSYKLNLDSRCVEVILNLDMSEGNFTELKFMFNDEYILMSYDKEAQVCMIDRNNMYLGGKGIRKFKLKVENELKLHMFIDNSIMEIYYQNGLEVTTLMYFAKTEALEIQIKNDNMIKINEIYTWNLRSIKYE, from the coding sequence ATGGATGAAAATAATATTAAAGTGAATAATTGTTATAGCAATAAAGAGAAGCATATATGGAGAAATAATTTCCATATTGAAATGCCATTTGGATTAATTAATGATCCCAATGGATTAAGTTATTATAATAATAAGTTTCATATATTCTATCAATGGAATCCATTTGGATGTGAGCATAAAACAAAGCATTGGGGATTAATTACAACAACTGATTTTGTTAATTATACAAAACCTAAACTTATTTTAAAGCCTGAAGATTGGTTTGATAAAGATGGTTGTTACTCAGGTTGTGGATTGGTTAAAGATGATGAATTGAAACTATATTATACAGGAAACGTGAAAGGTTCAAATAATGAAAGAGAATCTTATCAATGTGTAGCTACATACCATAAAAATGGAACTATCGAAAAGCAAGGTGTAATTATTGAGAAACAACCAGTAGGTTATACAGCTCATTTTAGAGATCCATATATTTTTGTGGTAGATGAATATTATTATATGATTTTAGGTGTTCAAACTAATGATTTAGAAGGAAAAGTTTTGATTTATAATTCAAAAGATGCTATGAATTGGGTATTGCTTGGTGAATTGAAAACTAACATGAATGCGTTCGGATACATGTGGGAATGTCCTAACTTGGTTAAGGTAAGCGAAAATAAATATGCATTCATCTTTTCTCCACAAGGAATAGAAAGTGAGGAATTTAAATATCAAAATATATTTCAATCAGGTTACGTAATTGGAAAGCTAGATTTAAAAGAACTTGAATTAAAGGAACATTGTGAATTTAAAGAATTAGATATGGGGTTTGATTTTTATGCGCCACAAGTGTTTAAACATGATAATGAAAATATAATGATTGGCTGGATCGGGTTACCAGATAAAGAATTGGAATATCCTACTGCTGAGTATGGATGGATGTACGCATTAACTATGCCTAGAGTTATAGAGTATAGAAATAATGTTTTATATCAGAAACCACTCAAGGAAGTAGAGAATTTAAGACAGTCTCAAGTAATAAATGAAAAGAACTTAATATGTGATAGCTATAAATTAAATTTGGATTCGAGATGCGTAGAAGTAATATTAAATTTAGATATGAGTGAAGGTAATTTTACTGAATTGAAATTTATGTTTAATGATGAATATATATTAATGTCTTATGATAAAGAAGCACAGGTGTGTATGATTGATAGAAATAATATGTACTTAGGTGGAAAAGGAATAAGAAAGTTTAAGTTGAAAGTTGAGAACGAATTAAAATTACATATGTTTATTGATAATTCAATTATGGAAATATATTATCAAAATGGATTAGAAGTAACTACATTAATGTACTTTGCTAAGACGGAAGCATTAGAAATTCAAATTAAAAATGATAATATGATAAAAATAAATGAAATATACACTTGGAATTTAAGGAGTATAAAATATGAGTAA